The following proteins come from a genomic window of Bacillus sp. (in: firmicutes):
- the panB gene encoding 3-methyl-2-oxobutanoate hydroxymethyltransferase produces MKTTTDFQKMKANDEPIVMLTAYDYPSARLAEEAQVDMILVGDSLGMVVLGYDSTIPVTVDDMVHHTKAVCRGAKDTFIVTDMPFMSYHSSLEDTMNNARRLMQDGGAHALKVEGAGDVCFTISQLTAAGVPVVAHLGLTPQSVGVLGGYKVQGKDSETAKKLLEDAKAVEKAGAMMLVLECVPKQLAEIITSQASIPTIGIGAGNKTDGQVLVYHDVIQNGFGHVPKFVKHFANVNDSIQKAISQYRNEVKTREFPNENQSFTMKEEQLTSLYGGK; encoded by the coding sequence ATGAAAACTACAACAGATTTTCAAAAAATGAAGGCCAATGATGAGCCGATTGTGATGTTAACAGCGTATGATTATCCGTCAGCAAGGCTTGCCGAAGAAGCTCAAGTTGATATGATATTAGTCGGTGATTCACTAGGGATGGTGGTCCTCGGCTATGATTCAACAATCCCAGTTACTGTCGATGATATGGTTCATCATACAAAAGCGGTTTGTCGTGGTGCAAAAGATACGTTTATCGTAACTGATATGCCTTTTATGAGTTACCATTCATCGCTTGAAGATACAATGAATAACGCGAGAAGACTAATGCAAGATGGTGGAGCACATGCCTTGAAGGTAGAAGGAGCAGGAGATGTTTGCTTTACTATTTCCCAGTTAACCGCTGCAGGGGTGCCGGTCGTTGCCCACCTTGGATTGACGCCGCAATCTGTTGGTGTATTAGGTGGATATAAAGTACAAGGCAAGGATAGCGAGACGGCTAAAAAGCTGTTGGAAGATGCCAAAGCTGTTGAAAAAGCAGGGGCAATGATGCTTGTCTTAGAATGTGTTCCAAAACAACTCGCTGAAATCATTACCTCTCAAGCTTCAATACCAACAATTGGGATTGGTGCTGGCAATAAAACAGATGGACAAGTCCTTGTGTACCATGATGTCATTCAAAATGGTTTTGGTCATGTCCCTAAATTTGTTAAACACTTCGCAAATGTGAATGATTCTATTCAAAAAGCGATTAGCCAATATAGAAATGAAGTAAAAACACGTGAATTTCCAAATGAAAACCAATCGTTTACGATGAAAGAAGAACAGCTTACGTCTTTATACGGAGGAAAATGA
- a CDS encoding pantoate--beta-alanine ligase, which produces MQIISSIKQMQALMKQLRREGKTIGYVPTMGYLHEGHLTLMNEAKRKNDKVIISIFVNPLQFGPNEDFDAYPRNIERDEALAKEAGVDVIFYPDVKEMYPTELSTSIHVKKRVNVLCGKSREGHFDGVATVLMKLFNIVMPDRAYFGMKDAQQVAVVDGLINDYNIPVELIPVPTVREEDGLAKSSRNVYLNDEERKEAPVLYESLQKAVQKIHDGDKNIEEIKAFVRNEIDEKTSGAIDYVEVLSYPELEEINEANGEMIIALAVKFSKARLIDNVTFTI; this is translated from the coding sequence ATGCAAATTATTAGTTCGATTAAACAAATGCAAGCGTTAATGAAACAACTCCGACGAGAAGGAAAGACGATTGGTTATGTGCCAACGATGGGCTATCTCCATGAAGGTCATTTGACATTAATGAACGAAGCAAAAAGGAAAAATGATAAAGTAATCATCAGCATTTTTGTAAATCCATTACAATTTGGACCTAATGAAGATTTTGATGCCTATCCGCGCAATATTGAGCGCGATGAAGCATTAGCAAAAGAAGCTGGGGTAGACGTTATTTTTTATCCTGATGTGAAAGAAATGTATCCTACAGAACTTTCAACTTCGATACATGTAAAAAAGAGAGTCAATGTTCTGTGCGGAAAATCAAGAGAAGGCCATTTCGATGGTGTGGCGACTGTTTTAATGAAGCTATTTAATATTGTTATGCCAGACCGCGCTTATTTCGGAATGAAGGACGCCCAACAAGTGGCAGTTGTTGACGGATTAATCAACGATTATAATATTCCTGTTGAGCTTATTCCAGTTCCGACTGTACGAGAGGAAGATGGACTGGCTAAAAGCTCACGCAATGTCTATTTAAATGACGAAGAGCGAAAAGAAGCGCCAGTACTTTATGAGAGTTTACAAAAAGCTGTACAAAAAATTCATGATGGCGATAAAAATATAGAAGAAATCAAAGCTTTTGTAAGAAACGAAATCGATGAAAAAACTTCCGGCGCTATAGATTATGTCGAAGTTTTATCTTATCCAGAGCTAGAGGAGATTAACGAAGCTAATGGTGAGATGATTATTGCGCTTGCTGTGAAATTTAGTAAAGCACGCTTAATAGATAATGTTACATTTACAATCTAG
- a CDS encoding biotin--[acetyl-CoA-carboxylase] ligase, with the protein MQSPIRKQLLTLFAEHDGEFLSGQMISEKLGCSRTAVWKHIEDLRKDGFELEAVQRKGYRIIKTPDKISGNEIQLGLQTKFIGREVHYKESVTSTQKIAHKLAYEGVPEGTIVVAEEQITGRGRLDRSWFSPKYAGIWVSVILRPTIPPQQAPQLTLLAAVGVVRGIEAATGLQCGIKWPNDILINGKKVVGILTELQAETDRINAVIIGIGINVNQEPQHYPEDLKDKATSLAIESGKKLNRAEILQAIVKEIEDLYCDYIEHGFQVVQLLWESYAVSIGKQIIARTLTETIVGKALGITSDGVLLLEDANKQIHHIYSADIEIN; encoded by the coding sequence ATGCAATCCCCAATTAGAAAACAATTATTAACATTATTTGCAGAGCATGATGGAGAATTTTTATCGGGACAAATGATTAGTGAGAAGCTTGGTTGTTCAAGAACGGCTGTTTGGAAACATATTGAGGATTTGCGCAAAGATGGTTTTGAGTTAGAAGCTGTACAGCGAAAAGGCTATCGAATAATCAAAACGCCAGATAAAATAAGCGGCAATGAAATTCAGCTTGGTTTACAAACGAAATTCATTGGTCGAGAAGTGCACTATAAAGAATCCGTTACCTCGACCCAAAAGATTGCCCACAAGCTTGCCTATGAAGGCGTGCCTGAAGGGACGATTGTTGTAGCCGAAGAACAGATTACAGGCCGAGGTCGATTGGACCGCTCGTGGTTTTCACCGAAATATGCCGGTATTTGGGTTAGCGTCATTTTAAGGCCGACGATTCCTCCACAACAAGCACCACAGCTTACTCTTTTAGCGGCAGTAGGGGTGGTAAGAGGGATTGAAGCTGCTACTGGGCTACAATGTGGAATAAAATGGCCTAATGATATATTAATTAATGGCAAAAAGGTCGTCGGAATATTAACTGAACTACAGGCTGAAACAGATCGAATTAATGCGGTCATTATCGGGATTGGTATTAATGTCAACCAAGAACCTCAGCATTATCCAGAAGATTTAAAAGACAAAGCCACCTCTCTTGCGATTGAATCTGGGAAAAAATTAAATCGTGCTGAGATTTTGCAAGCTATCGTAAAGGAAATAGAAGACTTGTATTGCGATTACATAGAGCATGGCTTTCAAGTTGTACAACTATTATGGGAAAGCTATGCTGTTAGTATTGGAAAACAAATAATTGCTAGAACATTAACAGAGACAATTGTTGGCAAAGCTTTAGGTATTACTAGTGACGGTGTATTATTATTAGAAGATGCTAATAAACAGATTCATCATATTTATTCAGCTGATATTGAAATTAATTAA
- a CDS encoding CCA tRNA nucleotidyltransferase: protein MEGPFIKAKAIIEKLNEAGYEAYFVGGSVRDFLLNRPIDDVDIATSALPEEVEALFPKTIPVGLKHGTVVVIHEDECYEVTTFRVDGDYQDFRRPSKVEFVSSLEADLRRRDFTINAIAMNYQGSIIDPLRGEKDLHNKYIQTVGDADERLLEDPLRMMRACRFVSQLNFELSEDTKKSIKKNASYLSKISVERILIEFEKLLTGKAIKKAVKLIIELGLYQYLPQLSNKEKELHLFAEVCSNKVLNLDEMWTLLLVILKVENIDGFFKQWKNSNERMKACQRLLNAHEQLQKSAALSAYDVYTYSFEVLKSSIKLYCIVENKQSEMMLSELQEIYDKLPILSRKQLAITGNDLMTIFNKRGGPWLSKTIEMVERAVVNGTVVNNKADIKEWLLTCNPQLENNY from the coding sequence ATGGAAGGACCGTTTATAAAAGCAAAAGCAATCATTGAAAAATTGAATGAGGCTGGATATGAAGCATACTTTGTCGGCGGTTCTGTCCGTGACTTTTTGTTAAATCGTCCTATTGACGATGTCGATATTGCTACATCAGCTCTACCGGAAGAGGTTGAAGCGTTATTTCCTAAAACAATACCGGTTGGACTCAAGCATGGCACTGTTGTCGTAATCCATGAAGATGAATGCTATGAAGTGACAACATTCCGAGTCGATGGAGACTATCAAGATTTCAGACGACCTTCGAAGGTTGAATTTGTTTCTTCGCTTGAAGCCGATTTGCGGCGGCGCGATTTTACGATCAATGCCATCGCTATGAACTATCAAGGCAGCATTATTGATCCTTTAAGAGGGGAAAAAGATTTACATAATAAATATATTCAAACGGTTGGCGATGCAGATGAAAGATTATTGGAAGACCCGCTAAGAATGATGCGGGCCTGCCGCTTCGTAAGCCAATTGAATTTTGAACTAAGTGAAGATACAAAAAAGTCTATCAAAAAAAATGCAAGCTACTTATCAAAAATATCAGTGGAACGAATTTTAATAGAATTTGAAAAACTGTTAACAGGAAAAGCGATAAAAAAAGCTGTAAAGCTTATCATTGAGCTTGGGCTTTATCAATATTTGCCACAGCTATCAAATAAAGAAAAGGAACTTCATCTTTTTGCTGAGGTTTGTTCGAATAAAGTACTTAATCTTGACGAAATGTGGACATTATTACTAGTAATATTAAAAGTGGAAAACATTGACGGCTTTTTTAAACAATGGAAAAATTCAAATGAACGAATGAAAGCGTGCCAGCGCTTATTAAATGCACATGAACAATTGCAAAAAAGCGCCGCGCTTTCTGCCTACGACGTCTATACATATAGTTTTGAAGTTTTAAAATCGAGCATCAAGCTTTATTGTATAGTAGAAAACAAACAATCTGAAATGATGTTGTCAGAATTACAGGAAATCTATGATAAGCTTCCAATTTTATCAAGAAAACAGTTAGCAATTACAGGCAATGATTTGATGACCATTTTTAATAAACGTGGTGGCCCGTGGCTCTCGAAAACGATTGAAATGGTTGAAAGAGCTGTCGTAAATGGAACAGTAGTAAACAATAAGGCTGATATAAAGGAGTGGCTTCTTACATGCAATCCCCAATTAGAAAACAATTATTAA